The sequence below is a genomic window from Methanobacterium veterum.
AACACCAAAAGTGTTACTATAGCTGGTTGCATCTACATTGTACCATTTGCCGTTAACCCAAACTTGTGCAATAACGTGTCCATACCAGCTACCGCTTGAAAATTGAGCTTTAACGTGTTCGTATCGTGCTGGTATTCCTGCAGCTCTCTCAAG
It includes:
- a CDS encoding transglutaminase domain-containing protein, with the protein product LERAAGIPARYEHVKAQFSSGSWYGHVIAQVWVNGKWYNVDATSYSNTFGVIKNWNTSSATYYGTYATLPF